A genomic segment from Pseudomonas sp. M30-35 encodes:
- a CDS encoding amino acid ABC transporter permease translates to MNYQLNFAAVWRDFDTLLAGLGLGLQLALVSIAIGCVIGLLMAFALLSKHRVLRVLASVYVTVIRNTPILVLILLIYFALPSLGIRLDKIPSFIITLSLYAGAYLTEVFRGGLLSIPKGQREAGLAIGLGEWQVKAYITVPVMLRNVLPALSNNFISLFKDTSLAAAIAVPELTYYARKINVESYRVIETWLVTTVLYVAACYLIALMLRYLEQRLAIRR, encoded by the coding sequence ATGAACTATCAGTTGAATTTTGCTGCCGTCTGGCGCGACTTCGACACCTTGCTGGCGGGGCTCGGTCTGGGTCTTCAGTTGGCGCTGGTGTCGATTGCGATCGGCTGCGTGATCGGCCTGCTGATGGCGTTTGCCTTGCTGTCAAAGCATCGCGTGTTGCGGGTGCTGGCGTCGGTGTATGTGACGGTGATTCGTAATACGCCGATTCTGGTGTTGATTCTGTTGATCTATTTCGCGTTGCCAAGCCTGGGCATTCGCCTGGACAAGATCCCCTCGTTCATCATCACCCTGTCGCTGTATGCCGGGGCGTACCTGACCGAAGTGTTTCGTGGGGGGCTGTTGAGCATTCCCAAGGGACAACGTGAAGCCGGGTTGGCGATCGGGTTGGGAGAGTGGCAGGTCAAGGCTTACATCACCGTCCCCGTGATGCTGCGCAATGTGCTGCCGGCCCTGTCGAACAACTTCATTTCACTGTTCAAGGACACCTCGTTGGCGGCGGCGATTGCCGTGCCGGAGCTGACCTATTACGCGCGCAAGATCAATGTCGAGAGCTATCGGGTTATTGAAACCTGGCTGGTGACTACAGTGCTCTATGTTGCGGCCTGCTACCTCATTGCCTTGATGCTGCGTTACCTCGAGCAGCGTCTGGCGATTCGCCGATAG
- a CDS encoding transporter substrate-binding domain-containing protein — protein MHRPSSLFKACVLFLAASASVMGVAQAADSKLDSVLSRGKLIVGTGSTNAPWHFQGADGQLQGFDIDIARMVAKGLFNDPSKVEFVVQSSDARIPNLLTDKVDMSCQFITVTASRAQQVAFTLPYYREGVGLLLPANSKYKEIDDLKAAGDDVTVAVLQNVYAEELVHQALPKAKVDQYDSVDLMYQAVNSGRADAAATDQSSVKYLIVQNPGRYRSPAYAWSPQTYACAVKRGDQDWLNFINTVLHEGMTGVEFPTYSASFKQWFGVDLPPPAIGFPVEFK, from the coding sequence ATGCATCGCCCATCATCTTTATTTAAAGCGTGTGTTTTGTTTCTCGCGGCTTCGGCCTCCGTCATGGGTGTCGCTCAAGCGGCAGACAGCAAGCTGGACAGCGTGCTGAGCCGTGGAAAACTGATCGTGGGCACGGGCAGTACCAATGCGCCGTGGCACTTTCAGGGAGCGGATGGCCAATTGCAGGGTTTTGATATCGACATCGCACGGATGGTTGCCAAAGGTCTGTTCAACGACCCGAGCAAAGTCGAATTCGTGGTGCAGTCGTCTGATGCGCGGATTCCGAATCTGCTGACCGACAAGGTCGACATGAGTTGCCAGTTCATCACCGTAACCGCCAGCCGCGCACAGCAAGTGGCGTTCACCTTGCCGTATTACCGCGAAGGTGTCGGTTTGTTGTTACCGGCTAACAGCAAATACAAGGAAATCGACGACCTGAAAGCTGCCGGTGACGACGTTACCGTAGCGGTGCTGCAGAACGTATACGCCGAAGAGCTTGTGCATCAGGCGCTGCCCAAGGCCAAGGTTGATCAATATGACAGCGTTGATCTGATGTATCAGGCAGTGAACTCCGGCCGCGCCGACGCGGCAGCCACCGATCAGTCGTCGGTGAAATACCTGATTGTACAGAACCCCGGTCGCTATCGCAGCCCGGCTTATGCCTGGAGCCCACAAACCTATGCGTGCGCCGTCAAACGCGGCGATCAGGACTGGCTGAACTTCATCAACACCGTTCTGCATGAAGGCATGACCGGCGTTGAGTTTCCGACCTATTCGGCGTCGTTCAAACAATGGTTCGGTGTAGACCTTCCGCCACCTGCGATCGGTTTCCCAGTCGAGTTCAAATGA
- the lepB gene encoding signal peptidase I, whose translation MSSKRSPVLAFIMSLAVAGWGQVYVGRVTLALVIAGIMYGGILLAGLLGLIASPAGVYAFAGFVLLIKLSSAFLAASQARKASCSGNFPRMRTHALYVAALIIGTLTLMYPLRSSLLGYKLYSIPFGSMIPALQLGDYIVTDTRYDTPNVGDIVVYRYRGTSSVKRIAAVGGDTLSIVDGEVLNNERNLGLFFAPPARVSMEYSLTLAPVKVKPNHVYLLGDNRDSSTDSRFIGQISTDDISGKVTGVWLSKERARVGTTFD comes from the coding sequence ATGTCTTCTAAACGGAGCCCGGTACTTGCATTTATCATGTCGCTTGCAGTCGCTGGCTGGGGGCAGGTTTACGTCGGTAGAGTCACTCTGGCCCTGGTTATTGCAGGGATTATGTACGGCGGGATTTTGCTGGCTGGCCTTCTTGGTTTGATCGCGAGCCCAGCAGGAGTTTATGCATTCGCAGGGTTCGTTTTACTGATCAAGCTTAGTTCGGCATTTTTAGCTGCTAGCCAGGCTCGTAAAGCAAGCTGTAGCGGGAACTTTCCGAGAATGAGAACTCATGCTCTCTATGTGGCCGCGCTAATCATAGGTACTCTCACATTAATGTATCCATTGCGATCCAGTTTGCTTGGGTACAAGCTTTACTCCATTCCCTTTGGCTCGATGATTCCTGCACTGCAACTCGGGGACTACATTGTCACGGATACTAGATACGACACGCCAAACGTCGGAGACATTGTTGTCTATCGGTACAGAGGCACAAGTTCAGTTAAGCGAATTGCGGCGGTAGGTGGGGATACATTGTCTATCGTGGATGGTGAAGTACTGAACAATGAGCGTAATTTGGGGCTTTTTTTCGCGCCACCTGCTCGAGTGTCTATGGAATACTCGCTTACCCTCGCTCCGGTTAAAGTCAAACCGAACCATGTATATTTATTGGGTGATAATCGAGACTCCAGCACCGATAGCCGTTTTATTGGGCAGATTTCGACTGACGATATCAGCGGCAAGGTCACTGGAGTATGGCTGTCAAAAGAGCGGGCTAGGGTTGGTACGACCTTCGATTAA
- a CDS encoding GNAT family N-acetyltransferase has product MFTLVHLETSPPESLNSQVLQMVVDYFSDISPVSLTPSNPLYQLYQYVIGYEVHMYLQAMSSAADSAPRLILALDNEDPSLVLGFALYLPSQDDAEACTLAYMAVQASHRRRGIAKAMLQQLLEHRPHAELACVASKVPTFEAMGFQVVAAQGPHVVLSTRNYRSGGMVAVQDLAPIFQSKEVRQIHAYLVQQHGKKAMSDAESKRDRLLDQMTHQAQALVKERFPTIH; this is encoded by the coding sequence ATGTTCACCCTTGTCCACCTGGAAACATCGCCGCCTGAGTCCCTGAATTCGCAGGTGCTACAAATGGTGGTGGACTACTTCAGCGATATCAGCCCGGTGTCGTTGACGCCAAGCAATCCGCTCTATCAGTTGTACCAGTACGTGATTGGCTACGAGGTGCATATGTATCTGCAAGCCATGAGCAGTGCTGCGGATAGCGCCCCGAGATTGATCTTGGCTCTGGATAATGAAGACCCCTCGTTGGTGTTGGGTTTTGCCCTGTATTTGCCGAGCCAGGATGATGCCGAGGCTTGCACGCTGGCCTACATGGCAGTTCAGGCCAGCCACCGCCGACGTGGTATTGCCAAGGCCATGTTGCAGCAATTGCTTGAGCATCGTCCCCATGCGGAGCTGGCCTGCGTGGCGAGCAAGGTGCCAACCTTCGAAGCCATGGGGTTTCAGGTCGTGGCAGCGCAGGGGCCACACGTGGTGCTAAGCACTCGAAATTATCGTTCGGGTGGAATGGTGGCGGTGCAGGATCTGGCCCCGATTTTTCAGTCCAAGGAAGTGCGGCAGATTCACGCTTATCTAGTACAGCAGCATGGCAAGAAAGCCATGAGCGATGCCGAAAGCAAGCGCGACCGCCTGCTCGACCAGATGACCCATCAGGCTCAGGCATTGGTCAAAGAGCGCTTCCCTACGATTCACTGA
- a CDS encoding LysR substrate-binding domain-containing protein, with product MRKIPPLNSVRAFEAVARHQSFSAAANELSVTVAAVSHQVRQLEDGLGQKLLERGRTASLTPAGKAIYPLLRDGFDQIAQAFALLVAPQAGDAIQVSTTRAFAERWLMPRLAKFNALYPNLVVSIHASEKIVDVRAGTADLAIRYGPVDADVRGPVLFVDKYIAVAHNSICPADRNARIDDFHNRSLLAFKWKNQALDVPLWSAWLAQVEHDTSRELRTSWYSEETLALHAVEQGLGPLLCSDVLVDDGLRSGQMRRVEGPSLPGFTYHLIEGTGSAPHSSLSLFRDWLLSEAASFRESALNEAQEPSGDTGTYAGES from the coding sequence ATGCGCAAAATACCTCCATTGAACTCCGTGCGTGCATTTGAAGCAGTAGCGCGTCATCAGAGTTTTTCTGCTGCTGCCAACGAGCTTTCTGTGACGGTTGCGGCGGTCAGTCATCAAGTTCGGCAACTTGAAGACGGCTTGGGGCAAAAGCTCTTGGAGCGAGGCCGGACGGCAAGTCTCACACCGGCAGGCAAGGCGATTTATCCGTTGTTACGCGACGGCTTTGATCAGATTGCCCAAGCCTTTGCCTTACTCGTAGCGCCACAAGCCGGTGACGCGATTCAGGTGTCCACCACACGTGCATTTGCGGAGCGCTGGCTTATGCCGCGTCTGGCGAAGTTCAACGCGCTTTATCCCAACCTTGTGGTGTCTATTCATGCGTCGGAAAAGATCGTGGATGTGCGTGCCGGGACAGCAGACCTGGCTATTCGCTATGGGCCGGTCGACGCCGATGTGCGGGGCCCCGTGTTGTTTGTGGATAAGTACATCGCTGTAGCGCACAACAGCATCTGTCCTGCCGATCGAAATGCCCGGATTGACGATTTTCACAACCGTTCGCTGCTGGCGTTCAAATGGAAGAATCAGGCGCTGGATGTGCCGTTGTGGTCGGCTTGGCTGGCTCAAGTTGAACACGATACCTCGCGAGAGTTGCGCACCTCTTGGTACAGCGAGGAAACGCTGGCATTACACGCTGTCGAGCAGGGATTGGGCCCGTTGCTATGCAGCGACGTATTGGTTGACGATGGGTTGCGCTCTGGGCAGATGCGTAGAGTGGAAGGGCCGAGCTTGCCGGGCTTCACTTACCACCTGATCGAAGGCACAGGCTCTGCCCCACACAGCAGTCTTTCATTGTTTAGAGATTGGCTGCTGAGTGAGGCGGCCTCATTCAGGGAGAGCGCTCTGAATGAGGCGCAAGAGCCGAGCGGCGACACGGGCACTTACGCTGGCGAAAGCTGA
- a CDS encoding FMN-dependent NADH-azoreductase, giving the protein MTTLLHIDASVRSERSLSRKLSQAFVDAWVEQDGNTKVIVRDIGRNPPPFITEEWIAAVFTPQAHMTAEKREALRLSDELIEELNRADVIVLGTPMYNYGMPAQLKSWFDNVIRIGKTFSFDLGRGDYPLEPIMDGKKLVTLSSRGEFGFGPGGIRESMNHLDTHIQTCAHYLGVNETHTISIDYQEFGDARHEASIADAFDTVPNLVKQLAGAKKPQLSPA; this is encoded by the coding sequence ATGACTACTCTTTTGCACATTGATGCCAGCGTACGATCCGAACGCTCCCTAAGCCGTAAACTCTCGCAAGCTTTTGTCGATGCTTGGGTTGAACAGGATGGCAACACAAAGGTTATTGTTCGTGACATTGGACGCAACCCACCGCCATTCATAACAGAGGAGTGGATTGCAGCGGTGTTTACGCCACAAGCGCATATGACTGCCGAAAAGCGCGAGGCGCTGCGCCTCTCCGATGAGTTGATCGAGGAACTGAACCGCGCCGATGTCATCGTTCTCGGCACTCCGATGTACAACTACGGCATGCCGGCTCAACTCAAATCCTGGTTCGACAATGTGATTCGTATCGGCAAGACATTCAGCTTTGATTTGGGCCGTGGCGATTACCCTCTGGAACCGATTATGGATGGCAAGAAACTGGTCACTCTGTCTTCCCGTGGTGAATTCGGATTTGGCCCCGGAGGCATTCGCGAATCCATGAATCACCTAGATACTCATATCCAGACTTGCGCGCACTACTTGGGGGTGAATGAAACCCATACCATTTCCATCGATTATCAAGAGTTTGGCGACGCTCGACATGAAGCCTCCATCGCAGATGCTTTCGACACCGTCCCGAACCTGGTAAAGCAACTGGCTGGTGCGAAAAAACCTCAGCTTTCGCCAGCGTAA
- a CDS encoding flavin reductase family protein, producing the protein MTLNALSFNAVAPEAAAVDFIAAMGKCVSGVTVVTTDGPGGRFGLTVSAMSSVSAEPPLLLVCINRNNLACSAIDRNGCFAVNVLTGAQQQIAQVFAGQLPVAGGDRFACASWMEQHTGAPVLGQALASFDCYLEQQINLGSHAVFVGRVAQAQSAEGSALAYSQRIFGTLNADANAK; encoded by the coding sequence ATGACCCTGAACGCTTTGTCATTCAATGCTGTTGCACCTGAGGCCGCAGCTGTCGACTTTATTGCTGCGATGGGCAAGTGCGTCAGCGGCGTCACGGTTGTGACAACTGACGGACCCGGCGGACGTTTTGGTTTAACGGTGAGCGCCATGAGCTCGGTTTCTGCAGAGCCTCCGCTGTTATTGGTGTGCATCAATCGCAATAATCTGGCCTGCTCAGCAATTGATCGTAACGGCTGTTTTGCAGTTAACGTGCTGACAGGCGCGCAGCAACAAATCGCCCAAGTGTTTGCCGGTCAATTGCCTGTTGCTGGAGGCGATCGCTTTGCCTGCGCAAGCTGGATGGAGCAACACACTGGTGCTCCCGTTCTGGGTCAGGCTCTAGCCAGTTTTGACTGCTACCTCGAGCAGCAGATCAACCTCGGCAGCCATGCTGTATTTGTCGGGCGTGTGGCGCAGGCTCAATCTGCCGAAGGCAGTGCTTTGGCCTACTCGCAGCGTATTTTTGGCACCTTGAATGCGGATGCCAATGCCAAGTGA
- a CDS encoding YtoQ family protein, giving the protein MTWTIYLSGEIHTDWRERIINGAAQAQLDIKFTSANTDHESSDAAGDVLGAEAESFWRDHKSSKVNAIRTKTLLEQCDVAIIRFGDKYKQWNAAFDAGFCAALGKPYITLHADDIIHPLKEVDAAAMAWAQTPEQVVELLKYVTQN; this is encoded by the coding sequence ATGACTTGGACTATCTACTTATCCGGCGAGATTCATACCGACTGGCGTGAGCGCATCATCAACGGCGCCGCCCAAGCACAGCTCGACATTAAATTCACCTCGGCCAATACCGACCATGAAAGCAGCGACGCTGCGGGTGATGTACTCGGCGCTGAAGCTGAAAGCTTTTGGCGCGACCACAAATCATCCAAGGTCAACGCGATCCGCACCAAGACATTGCTTGAGCAGTGCGACGTGGCGATCATCCGTTTTGGCGACAAATACAAACAATGGAATGCAGCCTTTGATGCAGGCTTCTGCGCCGCACTGGGCAAACCCTATATAACTCTGCACGCTGACGACATCATTCACCCACTGAAAGAAGTCGACGCCGCCGCAATGGCCTGGGCACAAACCCCGGAACAAGTGGTTGAACTGCTTAAGTACGTGACCCAAAACTAG
- a CDS encoding penicillin acylase family protein encodes MKRSLSVLAVIVALAAAGGGWYYTSKQPQRTGDVALQHLKAPVSVRYDERGVPHIKAENETDMYRALGFVHAQDRLFQMELMRRLARGELAEVLGSKLVETDRLFRTLEIRKHADEYVQTMDQSSASYKALQTYLDGVNQYQDNHPAPVEFDVLGINKRPFTVADTISVAGYMAYSFAAAFRTEPVLSYVRDQLGADYLKVFDLDWHPQGVMQQPLASNDWKDLNSIARLSHEALAEAGLPQFEGSNAWAVSGSRTASGKPLLAGDPHIRFSVPAVWYEAQLSYPGFDLYGHHQALNPVASLGHNKDFAWSITMFQNDDLDLIAEKVNPQNPNQVWYQGQWTDLQSRTETIAVKDAEPVTLTLRRSPHGPIINDALGESAGKTPIAMWWAFLETDNPILEGFYQLNRADTLEKARTASEKIESPGLNVIWANAKGDIGWWAAAKLPRRPAGVNPSFILDGSTEEADKLGYYPFSDNPQEENPQRGYIISANFQTVSPTGIEIPGYYNLPDRGQRLNQRLADNSVKWDLENSQALQLDPGTGYAPRLLAPIIDDLRNAATDDQERALLEQLVTWNGDHTVDATAPTLFNQLVYELTKQAMSDELQGAFFDNLLTTRVLDVALPRLTADANSPWWDNRSTEAVEDRAQTVKVAWQASIAHLKQTLGDDPKNWQWGTAHTLTHNHLLGQKKPLDRIFNVGPFAAPGGHETPNNLSHRVSPAPWSVVYGPSTRRLVDLADASTALGINPVGQSGTPFDSHYSDQAERYMQGVYLPMHLSDSDVAAHTRSTLTFNPAR; translated from the coding sequence ATGAAGCGCTCGCTCTCTGTACTGGCCGTCATTGTTGCTCTAGCCGCTGCCGGCGGAGGTTGGTATTACACCAGCAAACAACCCCAGCGCACGGGGGACGTTGCCCTGCAACACCTCAAAGCCCCCGTCAGCGTGCGTTACGACGAGCGCGGCGTGCCGCATATCAAGGCTGAAAACGAAACTGACATGTACCGCGCACTGGGCTTTGTTCATGCCCAAGACCGGTTATTTCAGATGGAGTTGATGCGCCGCCTGGCGCGCGGAGAGCTGGCAGAGGTGTTAGGCAGCAAACTGGTTGAAACCGACCGTCTGTTCCGCACCCTGGAAATCCGCAAACACGCCGATGAATACGTGCAGACGATGGATCAGAGCAGCGCATCATACAAAGCGCTGCAAACGTATCTCGATGGCGTCAACCAGTATCAGGACAACCATCCGGCGCCGGTTGAATTTGATGTGCTGGGCATTAACAAACGCCCATTCACTGTGGCCGACACTATCAGCGTTGCCGGTTACATGGCTTACAGCTTCGCTGCCGCGTTTCGCACAGAACCCGTGCTGAGCTATGTGCGTGACCAACTGGGTGCCGACTACCTCAAGGTGTTCGATCTCGATTGGCACCCGCAAGGTGTTATGCAACAACCGCTGGCGAGTAATGATTGGAAAGACCTCAACAGCATCGCCCGCCTAAGCCATGAAGCGCTCGCCGAAGCGGGTTTGCCACAATTTGAAGGCAGCAACGCGTGGGCGGTATCGGGCAGCCGCACGGCCAGCGGTAAACCCTTGCTGGCGGGCGACCCGCATATTCGCTTCTCAGTACCCGCGGTGTGGTACGAAGCGCAGTTGAGCTACCCCGGTTTTGACTTATACGGCCACCATCAGGCGCTCAACCCGGTTGCATCCTTGGGCCACAACAAGGATTTCGCCTGGAGCATCACCATGTTCCAGAACGACGACCTCGACCTGATCGCCGAAAAAGTTAACCCGCAAAACCCTAATCAGGTTTGGTACCAGGGCCAGTGGACAGACCTACAAAGCCGCACCGAAACCATTGCGGTCAAAGATGCCGAGCCGGTCACTCTGACCCTGCGCCGCTCCCCGCATGGCCCCATCATCAACGACGCATTGGGCGAGTCCGCAGGCAAAACACCTATCGCCATGTGGTGGGCGTTTCTGGAAACCGACAACCCGATTCTCGAAGGCTTTTACCAGCTCAACCGCGCCGACACGCTTGAGAAAGCACGCACAGCATCAGAGAAAATCGAATCACCGGGCCTTAACGTGATCTGGGCCAACGCCAAAGGGGATATCGGCTGGTGGGCGGCGGCCAAACTGCCGCGTCGCCCTGCTGGCGTCAACCCGAGCTTTATTCTCGATGGCTCCACGGAAGAGGCTGACAAGCTCGGCTATTACCCATTCAGCGATAACCCGCAGGAAGAAAACCCGCAGCGTGGCTATATCATCTCCGCTAACTTTCAGACCGTTTCCCCCACAGGTATAGAAATCCCCGGTTACTACAACTTGCCGGATCGCGGTCAGCGTTTAAATCAACGCTTAGCGGACAACTCGGTGAAGTGGGATCTGGAAAATAGCCAGGCACTGCAACTTGACCCCGGTACAGGCTACGCACCACGCTTGCTGGCCCCGATCATCGATGATCTGCGCAATGCAGCCACTGACGACCAGGAACGTGCACTGCTTGAACAATTGGTAACTTGGAACGGCGACCACACAGTCGACGCAACCGCGCCAACTTTGTTCAACCAGCTTGTATATGAATTAACCAAGCAAGCGATGAGCGATGAGTTGCAAGGTGCATTTTTCGACAACTTGCTCACCACCCGCGTACTGGATGTGGCGCTGCCCCGCCTGACTGCTGACGCTAACTCACCGTGGTGGGATAACCGCAGCACCGAGGCCGTCGAAGACCGTGCGCAAACAGTCAAAGTGGCTTGGCAAGCGAGTATTGCCCACCTCAAGCAAACCTTGGGCGACGACCCGAAAAACTGGCAATGGGGCACTGCACATACCCTGACTCACAACCACCTACTGGGCCAGAAAAAGCCTCTGGATCGCATCTTCAATGTCGGCCCATTTGCAGCGCCAGGCGGCCATGAAACGCCGAACAACCTGTCACACCGTGTAAGCCCGGCACCATGGTCAGTGGTTTATGGGCCGTCAACCCGACGCTTGGTCGACCTGGCCGATGCCAGCACTGCGCTGGGCATCAACCCGGTTGGGCAAAGCGGTACACCTTTCGACAGCCATTACAGCGACCAAGCCGAGCGCTATATGCAAGGCGTTTACCTGCCCATGCACCTGAGCGACAGCGATGTTGCAGCGCATACCCGCAGCACACTGACCTTCAATCCTGCACGCTGA
- a CDS encoding AraC family transcriptional regulator: protein MTVEQQLPAAISLTHSATMRRLLYEGLSSLGFDPTDTYRRAYDGARLAPPLFDSRHEHDHAPRFWQALEQLTGDVDIGLHLGEVMKPRPMDVVGYLLLASRDLRQALESFVRFQHILSGGFAARLEEQRDSVRLIIDLNYRGVGSLRQQIECLALLWQKQLSSVTDDEFSLSGVEFRHPQPRIISEHRRLFGITPRFGQRHDALIFPQAMLARPSRSANARLFELLSKQATIELAELSENLLLDRVRNWLETNLGRQLCGLQPCASALNLKPTALQRDLAAQGSSFRQLHDEVRRRRALALLEQGMATRDVARACGFAELSPFYRAFRRWQGGTPKHKGLR, encoded by the coding sequence ATGACTGTTGAACAGCAGCTGCCAGCCGCCATCAGCCTGACTCATTCGGCGACTATGCGCCGTCTGTTATATGAGGGTTTGAGCAGCCTTGGCTTCGACCCGACCGATACTTATCGACGCGCCTATGACGGTGCGCGCCTAGCGCCGCCTTTATTCGATAGCCGCCATGAACATGATCACGCGCCGCGTTTTTGGCAGGCGCTGGAGCAGTTAACCGGCGATGTGGATATCGGTCTGCATTTGGGCGAGGTGATGAAACCGCGACCGATGGATGTGGTGGGCTACTTGCTATTGGCCAGTCGCGATTTGCGTCAGGCGTTGGAAAGCTTTGTGCGTTTTCAGCACATTCTCTCGGGCGGATTTGCTGCGCGGCTTGAAGAGCAGCGCGATAGTGTTCGGCTGATTATCGACCTCAACTATCGAGGTGTCGGCTCGCTGCGTCAGCAAATTGAGTGCTTGGCGCTTCTTTGGCAAAAGCAGTTGAGTAGCGTGACCGATGATGAATTCAGTCTTAGCGGGGTTGAGTTTCGTCATCCACAGCCGCGCATTATCAGTGAGCATCGGCGTCTGTTTGGCATTACTCCGCGCTTCGGGCAGCGCCACGACGCGTTGATATTTCCTCAGGCAATGCTTGCACGGCCTTCGCGTAGCGCTAATGCGCGCCTGTTCGAGTTGCTGAGCAAGCAGGCGACGATAGAACTGGCAGAGTTGAGCGAGAACTTGTTACTCGACCGTGTGCGCAACTGGCTGGAAACCAATCTAGGACGGCAGTTGTGTGGTCTGCAGCCATGCGCTTCGGCGTTGAATCTCAAACCGACGGCGTTGCAGCGGGATTTGGCGGCGCAGGGCAGTAGTTTTCGTCAGCTCCACGATGAGGTGCGCAGGCGGCGTGCGCTGGCGCTGCTTGAGCAAGGCATGGCCACGCGTGATGTTGCGCGTGCGTGCGGCTTTGCCGAGTTATCACCTTTCTACCGAGCGTTCAGGCGCTGGCAGGGTGGGACGCCCAAACATAAAGGTTTGCGCTGA
- a CDS encoding DUF6436 domain-containing protein, with product MPAARRKTIIVSIAAVAVMIALLSAFLWFEARYLRAFSERTAIFTGADIRLPAAIAGPGPIRLVHFWDPACPCNVGNQQHLAELVEHFAPQGVEFYAVQKPGTNGNLPETLSALKPLPQLPGNEKLPASPAVAIWDRTGKLAYFGPYSSGLTCNSSNSFIEPILDALADGRSVSASNNMAVGCFCDWTATAK from the coding sequence ATGCCAGCAGCTCGCCGTAAAACCATCATCGTCAGTATCGCCGCCGTTGCAGTGATGATCGCACTATTGTCGGCGTTCTTGTGGTTTGAGGCACGCTACCTGCGTGCATTCAGCGAGCGCACAGCCATTTTCACGGGTGCAGATATACGCTTGCCCGCTGCTATCGCAGGTCCGGGCCCTATTCGCCTGGTGCACTTCTGGGACCCAGCATGCCCGTGCAATGTCGGCAATCAACAGCATTTGGCCGAGTTGGTCGAACATTTCGCGCCGCAAGGCGTTGAGTTTTACGCGGTGCAAAAACCCGGAACCAACGGTAATTTGCCGGAAACACTCAGCGCATTAAAGCCCTTGCCGCAACTGCCGGGCAACGAAAAGCTCCCCGCAAGCCCGGCGGTAGCGATTTGGGACCGAACCGGCAAACTCGCCTACTTTGGCCCTTACAGCTCGGGACTGACCTGCAATTCCAGCAATAGCTTTATTGAGCCAATTCTTGATGCTCTGGCTGATGGACGCTCAGTCAGCGCCAGCAATAACATGGCGGTTGGCTGTTTCTGTGACTGGACCGCGACCGCTAAATAA
- a CDS encoding alpha/beta hydrolase yields MPERFNPDSVVAGLRPIAAAAMSLPQEQAYRSFYGLDKLAAQQVRLGFFDAAGYRIAVQAWWPQAPKATLVLLHGYYDHTALYCHVIEWALSEGFAVLAFDLPGHGLSSGARASIGAFAEYQVVLKAALTQAAQLDLPQPWHLFGQSTGGAIVIDYLLTGNPGAEIGQAILFSPLVRPRAWGWSKLSYRALKPFVRKISRRFTENSHDADFIDFLHHRDPLQPQCLPTAWVGALIRWVPDIEATVRSPRSPLIVQGEGDMTVDWQHNLAMLDAKFSAPKVLLLPEARHHMANEAQSYRDQYFAFLTEQLHK; encoded by the coding sequence ATGCCAGAGCGTTTCAACCCTGACAGCGTGGTCGCTGGTCTGCGACCCATAGCCGCAGCCGCCATGAGTCTGCCGCAGGAGCAAGCGTATCGATCGTTCTATGGGCTCGACAAGCTAGCGGCGCAGCAGGTGCGGCTCGGTTTCTTTGATGCTGCCGGTTATCGCATTGCCGTTCAGGCCTGGTGGCCGCAAGCACCCAAGGCAACGCTGGTGTTGCTGCATGGTTATTACGATCACACGGCGCTGTATTGCCACGTGATTGAGTGGGCACTGAGTGAAGGTTTCGCGGTACTGGCATTTGATCTGCCGGGGCATGGCCTGTCGAGCGGAGCGCGTGCCAGCATTGGTGCCTTTGCTGAGTACCAAGTCGTGCTCAAGGCTGCTTTGACGCAGGCTGCTCAGCTTGATTTGCCGCAGCCCTGGCATCTGTTCGGCCAGAGTACCGGCGGCGCAATCGTTATCGACTACTTGTTGACGGGCAATCCTGGTGCCGAAATCGGCCAGGCGATTCTGTTTTCACCCTTGGTGCGGCCTCGGGCCTGGGGCTGGTCGAAGTTGAGTTATCGCGCGCTCAAGCCGTTTGTGCGCAAGATTTCACGACGTTTCACCGAAAACTCGCACGATGCAGATTTTATCGACTTTCTGCATCACCGTGACCCACTGCAACCGCAGTGTTTACCCACCGCCTGGGTTGGCGCGCTAATCCGCTGGGTGCCGGATATCGAGGCGACAGTGCGCAGTCCGCGAAGCCCGCTGATTGTTCAAGGTGAGGGTGATATGACTGTCGATTGGCAGCACAACCTGGCGATGTTGGACGCTAAGTTCAGCGCGCCGAAAGTTCTGCTTTTGCCCGAAGCGCGTCACCACATGGCCAATGAGGCGCAGTCCTACCGAGACCAGTACTTTGCGTTTCTGACCGAGCAATTGCACAAGTAG